The following nucleotide sequence is from Dehalogenimonas formicexedens.
AGCTATCATTTTGCCCTCGTTAGCGACATAAAGCGGGTCGAATCCAAGGAGTTCGCAGGCGCTCCGGACGGCATCCTTCACCGGAACTTTCGATTCTTCAATTTCGATGCCCACGCCTGACTGAGCGGCTATTTCGTTCAAAGTGCTGGCAAGGCCGCCGCGGGTGGGGTCGCGAAGGACGTGAATGTTGCTTGAAACCTTCATCATTTCGGCGACAAGGCCGTTCAGAGGAGCGCAATCGCTCTCGACCGGCACGCTGAAGGTGAATCCCTCGCGCTGCGCCATGATGGCCATGCCGTGATCTCCGATGCTGCCGCTTAACATAACTATATCGCCCGGTTTGGCGTTGACTCCTGAGATGTTTACTCCCCTCGGTACGACGCCAATTCCCGCGGTGTTGATAAACAGTTTGTCGGCTTTTCCCCGGTTAACCACCTTGGTATCTCCGGTGACAATGCAAACACCAGCCTCCTCGGCGGTTGCCTTGATGCTTTGGACAACCCTGGACAGATCCTCGAAAGGCAAACCTTCTTCGATGATCATTGCCAGACTCAGATATTTTGGAGTGGCGCCGGAGGTGGAGAGATCGTTTACCGTGCCGCAGACCGCCAGCTTGCCGATGTTGCCCCCGGGGAAAAAAATGGGGCTGACCACATAGCTATCGGTAGTAAAAGCCAGGCGGCCATCGCCGGCGTCAAGGCAGGCAGAGTCGTCCATGCGGCAAAGAGCCTCATTAGCCAGTTCGCCGACAAACATATTGCGCACCAGTTCCTGGCTCAGTTTGCCACCGGAACCGTGAGCAAGGAGTACCTGTTTGGATTTTTCCAAATATGCCTCCCGAAGTCTTGCCCTGTTAAATCGCCTCTGCGAAGTGGTAATAGGCCGCGCACGAGCCTTCGCTTGAAACCAT
It contains:
- the hypE gene encoding hydrogenase expression/formation protein HypE; the encoded protein is MEKSKQVLLAHGSGGKLSQELVRNMFVGELANEALCRMDDSACLDAGDGRLAFTTDSYVVSPIFFPGGNIGKLAVCGTVNDLSTSGATPKYLSLAMIIEEGLPFEDLSRVVQSIKATAEEAGVCIVTGDTKVVNRGKADKLFINTAGIGVVPRGVNISGVNAKPGDIVMLSGSIGDHGMAIMAQREGFTFSVPVESDCAPLNGLVAEMMKVSSNIHVLRDPTRGGLASTLNEIAAQSGVGIEIEESKVPVKDAVRSACELLGFDPLYVANEGKMIAIVAREDADKVLAALRNHRYGIDAAVIGEITAEHKNRVVLRTALGARRIVDMLSGELLPRIC